From a region of the Babylonia areolata isolate BAREFJ2019XMU chromosome 25, ASM4173473v1, whole genome shotgun sequence genome:
- the LOC143300082 gene encoding chorion peroxidase-like has translation MEFVRTIPASRLNPGNRTEPREQVNSITAFIDASSVYGSSLEEEEELRESEGHGYLLKFEASPQGPLLPRTERAICQRERDDPEDSPVCFIAGDERVNEQPALATIHTVFLRLHNLLASEMAARYTPASPLSPTHLNETLFQSTRRVVGAIVQKIMYGDWLPIILGQGYMSEFGLGVEDRSHYDPRVDPSILNEFSTAAYRMGHSLVPRNLPTPDPNPRRTRIRLRDHFLRPAVVRDRFNALAMGLVTANRTAARDQAQAIDSSVSRELSEHLFEPRRRRRGQDLMSLNIQRGRDHALQPYTKYRQLFGLDPVTDFSHPAIRGARRLDRVYQSVEDVDLFVGGLAEPPNTGGGQLGDTFSHIVAEQMRRLKVGDRFFFTHSEDVGFTDRQLRQLRNVTSAKIMCLTVDPITEIQLDAFVERGPDNPAVPCEQLVGDLSRDFLDVRDFVVEP, from the exons ATGGAGTTCGTGCGCACCATCCCCGCCAGCAGACTGAACCCCGGGAACAGGACCG AGCCCCGGGAGCAGGTGAACTCCATCACGGCATTTATCGACGCCTCCTCCGTGTACGGCAGTtctctggaggaggaggaagagcttcGGGAAAGTGAGGGGCATG GATACCTGCTGAAGTTCGAGGCCTCCCCGCAAGGACCGTTGCTGCCCCGAACAGAGCGCGCTATCTGCCAGAGGGAGAGGGACGACCCTGAAGACAGCCCTGTCTGCTTCATTGCTG GCGACGAACGTGTGAACGAACAGCCCGCCCTGGCCACCATCCACACCGTCTTCCTCCGCCTCCACAACCTCCTGGCCTCAGAGATGGCCGCCCGCTACAcgcccgcctcccccctctcccccacccacctgaaCGAGACCCTGTTCCAGAGCACGCGCCGCGTGGTGGGCGCCATCGTGCAGAAGATCATGTACGGCGACTGGCTGCCCATCATCCTGGGCCAGGGCTACATGAGTGAGTTTGGACTCGGCGTGGAGGACAGGTCCCACTACGACCCCCGCGTGGACCCCAGCATCCTGAACGAGTTCTCCACAGCCGCCTACAG GATGGGCCACTCCCTGGTGCCCAGGAACCTGCCCACGCCGGACCCAAACCCCCGCAGGACCAGGATCCGCCTGCGGGACCACTTCCTGCGGCCCGCCGTGGTGCGGGACCGCTTCAACGCCCTGGCCATGGGGCTGGTGACGGCCAACCGGACCGCGGCCAGGGACCAGGCACAGGCCATCGACAGCTCCGTGTCCAGAGAG CTGTCGGAGCACCTGTTTGAACCCAGACGTCGGAGGCGGGGCCAGGACCTGATGTCCCTCAACATCCAGCGAGGTCGTGACCACGCCCTCCAGCCCTACACCAAGTACCGGCAGCTGTTCGGTCTGGATCCCGTCACGGACTTCTCCCACCCGGCCATCAGGGGCGCCAGGAGACTCGACAGGGTGTACCA GAGCGTGGAGGACGTGGACCTGTTCGTGGGGGGGCTGGCCGAGCCTCCCAACACGGGGGGAGGGCAGCTAGGGGACACCTTCTCCCACATCGTGGCCGAGCAGATGAGACGGCTCAAGGTCGGGGACCGCTTCTTCTTCACTCACAGCGAGGATGTCGGCTTCACTGACC gacaACTCAGACAACTTAGGAACGTCACCTCAGCAAAAATCATGTGTCTGACTGTGGACCCCATCACTGAAATACAGCTTGACGCCTTTGTGGAACGGGGACCCGa CAACCCTGCCGTGCCCTGCGAGCAGCTGGTGGGAGACCTGTCACGTGACTTTCTGGACGTCCGGGACTTTGTCGTGGAGCCGTGA